The Vanacampus margaritifer isolate UIUO_Vmar chromosome 16, RoL_Vmar_1.0, whole genome shotgun sequence genome includes the window CATTATCAGAGGAGACGTAAGCACATCTTTCGATACTTACTTtcacaacttaaaaaaacaaaaaaacatcccatATAAATCAGGCTCTGATGTGTACCCTGGAAATAGGACTCAGGAGAAAAAGGTGTTGGCAAACGCTTTCATGTTAAGGtgctgtttattttcatttattcacatcTCACGGTACACCCCGTTGAAAAGCTTTTGATACTTAATACTGACTCGGGCTTCTCACACGGTTTAAACCGCCGTCACCGCCCTCCGCTGACCCTGAGGACATTTTTCGAAATCCAAAACGTCCGTCCTACAACTTTCTTTGACCCCCTCAGAAAACAGATttgagatgggggggggggggggaagcggTGACATGTCGGTCTGGCACTGtacgcaaaaaaagaaaaaagaagtcctGATTAAGTGACtctcacaacaacaacacaaacaaaccccAATCCCCCACGCTGCCTTGAAGCGACTAGCTTGATTCGAAGTGCTGTGGAGGCTTCGCTCGCACtggaaaacccccaaaaaagtggagcatgagtgtgtgtgtggtttttttcccGCAACAAATCCTCCAGTGTTTGTCTGTAGAATTCCACAAGCGTCGGGTGCGAGCGAGCGAGCCAGCACGCCGTAGTAGCATTCCGAAGagtcaaacaaaacatggaTGACAGCCTcccaaataaaaacagttacaaCCACGAGGTGCAGACTTTGCTTGTCTTCTTTATACAACTTTAAGGCAGGAAGTGTTTTTAAATAGTCTTAATTCATGCCTCCCTGCACaggattttgttttaaatagaggacgggggggggggggggaggaggagtGGGAAACGGAGGGGCGGGGGTCGAGTGGGCCTGGAAGTATTCTAGCGTCCGTCAGGCCCCAAGCCAGAAGTCCAAACCGTTGTGCTATGCCATGTAGATGAAGGTGTTTATGTCGGCCTCGTCCCGCTTAATGTACTTGTGGTCGATGAGCCACTCGATCTGCTCCTTGATCATCTTCTTCTGTGGTAAAAACATGTTCTTTAAGATCTCCACCAGCTCCGTCTGGAGCTGGGCGTTGTTGATGCGTTTCCTCATCTTCATGATCTGGATGATGGCCTCCTGGATAGCAAAGAAAATGGACGGCGTCCAAATTAATACGCATGCAAGATTTAAGTGAAACGAAATGTTTTGCATATGTTCGCTTCATTTTGGATGGTGTCCCaaaattcaatgaaaaaaaatgattgcctattagattgcaatcacaatattgtgggtgATGGCGGGGATTGATACAATTAGATTCTTTTTTGTAAGATTTTGGAAAATGGATAGAGACACTGCCAGTGCCCAGTAGAGGGCGGTCtatactagagctgtcaaaattaatcgacaaatattttaataatcgactaatcgtatggagccatttttttatttaaaattgtccaaatcctcaaatttcagcatatcaacagcaaTCTTTCacgaaagaagactgattaacttttgtgttgaatcaaaataagacatagcaaatatctgcttttattttggaaaacaatgacaaaaccggtaacatagtacaatatcaatcccccccttttttaaattactaggttaataaacagtaatcaggggggaaatgcttttgtaatacattttaattcataattgaaataaatctgcttcgtcgattaattgattgtcGACTGTACAAATATTCACTCGTGCCAGCCCTACTTTTTATCTATGATGATGGCGGCGTACCTGCGTTCTGAGTATCCTGAGCTGGACAATGCCCTCGTTCTCCTCCTCTCGCATTCTCTCCGTGGTGAGCTGCAATCGACCAATCAGGTTGATCTTTCCCCGCTTCTGAACTTTAGAATTTTTTCTGGATATACACAAACATAACCAACATATGAATCCACATCAAGGTAGACGACATTtagttttgcattttattttcattttgctcCAAAATTGGCTTGAGACGGAATTATGTATTTTAACTGCTAAAGAGCGGGACAGCTACTAAAGGGGAAGCCTTCATTTTTGGATGAACtctttcactcccagacatttgcactgaagcaacctccttcgctcccggctgtgttactggattttgacagattttgcaaggccaacagaatattgtactctattgctataaaaacatggaacatgtcaaaagaaagattagagtctcttctttcatcaagaaaaaaagatatataagtatatttgtatctgtttccgttctgcagcaattagcataagaatatagcaaaatgtcatcattattcacaaatcaatttagaaatgtgaatagaagagattttttttcatggcccTCTGcattgctctgctgccacctgctggccgtttgtgtaataactacaatttcttcaaccgttctttgcttttaagaggctgcatcaaagccttctgtatgcgctagcataaagaaaaacaaaaaaacttataaatacgtctttgggacactaaaagcatttaaaatagaacgtatttatatgtttttgggaagaAATTAGTTAATCTGGTATATTGCAATGTATGTCAAGTGAACAcacatattttaacaaaataaaaagagacaGACATGATGGAACGTGTTGGACTATATATATTGAAGGcaaacaacattgtggagcgaccCAATGTCAATTCTTCTGGAATGCTAATCATTCTTCAAATCCAGTAATCGACATCATAGACTGGTCTCCATTTAGTACCGGGCTGGGAAATTGCATTTTTGATTTGCTCAAGGAGGAAAATAACCGAAGAAAAGACTTTTTTGCTTACATAAGGGAAAACTCTTGATTGACGTAGAATAACGTTCCCTCGGCGAAGTCTTTGGGCGACGACACCGCCGGGTCGTACGACAACACCTGCCGCTTGAGCTTGGGAAACGCCACCAGGGACTGCAACATAGGAAGCGCGAAGACGCGACGGGTGAGAATTCTAAAGTCACGTTCAAccagaaaattatttttctatgcaATTAAGGCCTCTCAGGCGTCTTCAACGTGGAAGTCAACCAACGTCACAGCAGGCaatctttttaactctttgactgccaaaaatgttaaataacgtttagtaaaatcctatggaggagtgccaaagacgttaaaagacgttttttttcaaaacagaagtgaaactaaccattttctattgttgattactgaaaaacggaataaggtaaaaacaaacaaaaaaattctgatgaaagatgagagtccaatctttcatttggtagtatgtgtgtttccatagtccaaacacatatttttctgtggaccttgaaagatcagtcaaaaatgcttaaatcggctggcacccacggcatcccttttctgaaaacgtctggcagtcaaagagttaatattgaagtttttttttttttttttttttaaatctctgtgTATTTTACCCAGAGTGTGCGCCGCAACTCTGCGTCGGGCAGCTCCGTGGCGAGCTTGAGGTTTTCGAAGCTGATCCTCTCCCTGGGCCTCTGGTTCCAGGCGAAGAGCACAGCCAGCTGGAAGGTTGTGACCTCCAGGTCGTACTGGCCCACCTCGTTCTTGAAAGTGATCTGGGAggaggagagagaaagagaaaaaaaagagtcttatAGTCTTCATCTGAAATCAAATGAGATCCGTGTGCGTGACACCCACAATGCCGTTGGACATGAGGTGATGCCAATGTAATTTGCGTCCGCTGTGGTTTTTCTTATAGAAGTCCTCCACCTCCGGGATTAAGTCCTCCAGCTCCGTGGGCAGCGAGACGAACACCTTCTCGCTGCTCCGTGACCACGCGCCGGCGTTCAGGATCTTGATGTTGACCGAGTCGGCTGAAGGAACATTGAGGCTGGTTAATGCGCTTTAAGTTCATAATATTACTGACGCTTAAAACTGGGATCCTCCATGATATCGCACATTATGAAGTAATCCGtttgaccattaaaaaaaattttttttttttcagtactgtATACGGGTAAGTCCGAATTGAGAGTTACACGCCTTCAGTGCATCGTGTGACAACGAGCCAGGCAGCACTGAGGTCTATTAAATATGTGCAGCCTAAATTAAAACAGAGAAGAAGAtgcagagaaggtccccaactAAACTCCAGGAATACTTATTGCCAAAATAGAGTGAATATATGCCTGTGCAAAGGGATGCATGTACTGTTAATATGTTAAGTCAAcagtgacctcactagtccaaataTGGTATTCCGGTTAAATTGCGTTGGTGCAatacgagttatgaagcaaaatgcagccatttttatccatccaggGGGCGgcgattttgccacttgctgtcgactgaagatgacgtcacagttgctcggctctcaggcaacgaccaatcacagctcacctgttttctgaagctgagctgtaattgtatgtaatgtaaagcaacattaatgtcatcttcagtcaaaagcaagtggcaaaatggccgccccgagatggataaatacggctgcattttgctgcttaactcggaCCACTGACACAATATCagccagaatgccatatttagaccagtggggccgcattgaacatattatggtcccacccccccccccaaaattggaTGTTGACCTCCCCTTTAAGGTTTCTAATTATATAATAGCTATGCTAATTTTTGTTAGCCTGTCAAAGTATTTTACATGatacgttagcattaagctagtggacatTCGCTTAACAAAATGATTTGCACAATGTTTAATGTTTTACAcgtatgaaaatattaaatcttttttttttttttatatggtctCTCTGCATCCCCCACAATAAACTAAGGTTCGCCGTCTTGCCTTTACCTGGTAGAGCCAGCTTGTTGTGTTTATGCATTTCTTTGAACGACTGGTTGAGGTCTTCAGACACTTTAATGTCTTGAAACATCCTGGCCAGCTTGTTGACGTAGTCCGCCGGCATTCCCACTTCCTGTTCGGGTCGTTGACATGACAGAAATACGTGGGCGGTGAGTAGCAGATgggagaacttttttttaaaattttatttctattttttttttgaacacttGTGCGTACCCTGAGCCACTCCACCATGTTCTCTTCAATCTCGCTGTCTGCCGAGATGTCCAGGATGAGGCGGCGGGTCAGGTGGGCCTTGTGGTAGCGCATGAACACGTCTTTGTTCTGGACGTACTTCAGAACCAACAACTGCCAAACAACACGCGGTGGGGGTAGAAATAAGACGTGAAGGGAATCTAAACATTCGGGGGGCGACAGCAGCTATACGAGCGCCAATACAAAATACGTAttccaatttaaaaacatttacaaatgcCGCTCGATGCGATGAATAAATGTCAATTGTGgtgttgctttttttgtatgaataatTAATGAAAGACTTTACATGCACTGGTATGTGCAGTTTTTTTGGCTAGCAAAAAGGCTAATTAGCAAATGCCCGTACAGTTACAAATAAGGTGCGAATCAAAAAGGATGGCTGGAAAAGGGATGTGTGAGTTGCCAGAACTCCTCGACTGTATCTTCGTAAATGAAGGCTTTTTGAGATAGCAAGtgtgtcaaatgtcattttaaggATGTAATGTCACCACGTTGCAATCGACTCGGTCATTTGAACAATAGCGCTCAATGCTGACAAACCAGTTTGGCGCATTTGCAACATTGGACAcaaacagcagcaacaacaaaacacaccacTTCCTTGAGCTTGGCCTCGATCTCCTCCGACGTCAGCTTCTTGCTGAGCGGCGTCTTCCTGAGCAGCATGTCGCAGTAGTTGGCCAGCAGCTCCGGACACTTGGACTCGGGTTGCGTTTTCAAGCCCACGCTGATAATGCAGTCAGTACGGTCACATGATATAAGAGTAGTTTGTTAtttggaggaggagaaaaaaaaaaaaaaactcacaatgtCTTACCCTTTCTGTTTCAATGGAAGTTCTAACTTAAATATCGTGGCATCGTTCACGACGGCTTTGTAGGCCTGCAAAGAAGAAGACGAATCGTCTGTCACTTTTCCGTTGCACCTTCGAGGCTGACCTGCAGCGGAAACGAGTCGCTGGCTGAGACTCACTTTGTCTCTGGCGGTGAGGAAACGCGGGTCGTCCTGGAAGGCCTCTTTCACCAGCCGACTGAAACGGTTGAACAACGTGAGCAGCTGCTCCACATATTTCTCCGAGTCCTGCAACAAGACAGGAAATGATGAGAAATAATGAAAAGAACAAAAGTCAATGGCCAcataaagtgctttttttctgctttttttgtttcccggtagtgttaattttatctgccatttttaaatttagtccgGTTTTAATCAtgctaaaataaatttaataaatttagcattttagtccaagaaaactattttattcatctagttttagtcaacaaaaactgtcaacgtttcagtcaggacaatcattttacccctgcatattttttttatcatcagcaaattatgttgaacatttcagatctaaaactatttcacctaaaaatttctctcatctttttgatgaaaagcgaattcacacacaattacagaatatcaacaagtggctgcgtgctacgagctagtaaattagccagcattagtcagcggtcggattaacattattgttggaatgtcatagccgttggattaatgttacgttataactataattgacttcatttttttttttttttacctttcaccgtgaatccacctcctgccTGTCCCacgtgtttgtgcatgttgcgctcgctagctgcagatttgaaagggtgtgtgtgtcaCTGTGACAGATTTTActaaatcatatcatttttgtctcgtttttgttcataaactaaaaatgtccatagattttagtccagtttttatgatgtgaagtacattttcgtatCGTCTTCATCAGTTGGCCAAAATGCattctgatttagtcccagttattgtttattaatgagggttttag containing:
- the cul5b gene encoding cullin-5 isoform X1, giving the protein MATSNLLKNKGSLQFEDKWDLMRPIVLKLLRQESVTKQQWFDLFSDVHAVCLWDDKGPAKIHQALKEDILDFIKQAQARVLSHQDDTALLKAYIVEWRKFFTQCDILPKPFCQLEITLMGKQGSNKKSNVEDSIVRKLMLDTWNESIFSNIKNRLQDSAMKLVHAERLGEAFDSQLVIGVRESYVNLCSNPDDKLQIYRDNFEKAYMDSTERFYRTQAPAYLQQNGVQNYMKYADSKLREEEKRALRYLETRRDCNSVQALMECCVNALVTSFKETILAECPGMIKRNETEKLHLMFSLMDKVPSGIEPMLKDLEEHIMSAGLADMVASAETITSDSEKYVEQLLTLFNRFSRLVKEAFQDDPRFLTARDKAYKAVVNDATIFKLELPLKQKGVGLKTQPESKCPELLANYCDMLLRKTPLSKKLTSEEIEAKLKEVLLVLKYVQNKDVFMRYHKAHLTRRLILDISADSEIEENMVEWLREVGMPADYVNKLARMFQDIKVSEDLNQSFKEMHKHNKLALPADSVNIKILNAGAWSRSSEKVFVSLPTELEDLIPEVEDFYKKNHSGRKLHWHHLMSNGIITFKNEVGQYDLEVTTFQLAVLFAWNQRPRERISFENLKLATELPDAELRRTLWSLVAFPKLKRQVLSYDPAVSSPKDFAEGTLFYVNQEFSLIKNSKVQKRGKINLIGRLQLTTERMREEENEGIVQLRILRTQEAIIQIMKMRKRINNAQLQTELVEILKNMFLPQKKMIKEQIEWLIDHKYIKRDEADINTFIYMA
- the cul5b gene encoding cullin-5 isoform X2, producing MRPIVLKLLRQESVTKQQWFDLFSDVHAVCLWDDKGPAKIHQALKEDILDFIKQAQARVLSHQDDTALLKAYIVEWRKFFTQCDILPKPFCQLEITLMGKQGSNKKSNVEDSIVRKLMLDTWNESIFSNIKNRLQDSAMKLVHAERLGEAFDSQLVIGVRESYVNLCSNPDDKLQIYRDNFEKAYMDSTERFYRTQAPAYLQQNGVQNYMKYADSKLREEEKRALRYLETRRDCNSVQALMECCVNALVTSFKETILAECPGMIKRNETEKLHLMFSLMDKVPSGIEPMLKDLEEHIMSAGLADMVASAETITSDSEKYVEQLLTLFNRFSRLVKEAFQDDPRFLTARDKAYKAVVNDATIFKLELPLKQKGVGLKTQPESKCPELLANYCDMLLRKTPLSKKLTSEEIEAKLKEVLLVLKYVQNKDVFMRYHKAHLTRRLILDISADSEIEENMVEWLREVGMPADYVNKLARMFQDIKVSEDLNQSFKEMHKHNKLALPADSVNIKILNAGAWSRSSEKVFVSLPTELEDLIPEVEDFYKKNHSGRKLHWHHLMSNGIITFKNEVGQYDLEVTTFQLAVLFAWNQRPRERISFENLKLATELPDAELRRTLWSLVAFPKLKRQVLSYDPAVSSPKDFAEGTLFYVNQEFSLIKNSKVQKRGKINLIGRLQLTTERMREEENEGIVQLRILRTQEAIIQIMKMRKRINNAQLQTELVEILKNMFLPQKKMIKEQIEWLIDHKYIKRDEADINTFIYMA